A genome region from Aphelocoma coerulescens isolate FSJ_1873_10779 chromosome Z unlocalized genomic scaffold, UR_Acoe_1.0 ChrZ, whole genome shotgun sequence includes the following:
- the F2R gene encoding proteinase-activated receptor 1: MQPRALLCALALLCCPALAAAPRPGFPNNSSIPGVRSFSMFFSPSERDDLIPVDGDTENDLEVGPGATNQTGSFLREQRMMSVQTAKYLTSPWLTRFVPSVYTVVLVLSLPLNITAILVFLKKVKIEKPAVIYMLNLALADVLFVSVLPFKIVYHFSGNDWVFGPQMCRFITAAFFCNMYCSIMLMTSISFDRFLAVVYPMQSLGWRTLTRASLVCFIIWLVAITGVIPFLLREQTMEIPKLNITTCHDVLRKSELHGYYLHFFSVFSSVFFIVPFIISTVCYVCIIRCLSSSTIVAKQNKKTRALLLCVAVFSVFVICFGPTNVLLLIHYINFSYENSLEYLYFAYLLCVSISSISCCIDPFIYYYASSQYQRQFFSLFNCKKTFDPNSSHSSGQLMSTTSSRRATLTTNVNNSVYRKLLAMH; encoded by the coding sequence GCTTTCCAAATAACAGCAGCATACCAGGCGTCAGaagtttttccatgtttttttctcccagtgaGCGGGATGATCTTATACCTGTTGACGGTGATACTGAAAATGACTTGGAAGTTGGACCAGGAGCCACCAATCAGACTGGATCATTCCTACGTGAACAGCGAATGATGTCAGTTCAAACAGCAAAATACCTCACTAGTCCGTGGCTGACACGTTTTGTTCCTTCAGTTTACACCGTAGTGCTTGTGCTGAGTCTCCCTCTGAACATTACAGCGATACTTGTGTTTCTGAAAAAGGTGAAAATTGAAAAGCCAGCTGTAATATACATGCTGAATTTGGCCCTTGCAGATGTTCTGTTTGTTAGCGTGCTTCCATTTAAGATTGTTTATCACTTTTCTGGAAATGACTGGGTTTTTGGGCCTCAAATGTGCCGTTTCATCACTGCTGCCTTCTTTTGCAACATGTACTGCTCAATAATGCTTATGACGAGTATAAGCTTTGATCGCTTCTTAGCAGTGGTGTACCCCATGCAGTCCCTGGGGTGGCGTACGCTAACTCGTGCCTCACTGGTTTGTTTCATCATATGGCTTGTAGCGATAACCGGGGTTATACCTTTTCTCCTAAGAGAGCAAACAATGGAAATACCCAAGTTAAATATAACTACTTGCCACGATGTGCTAAGAAAATCTGAACTTCACGGCTATTACCTTCACTTCTTCTCTGTCTTCTCTTCTGTGTTTTTCATAGTGCCATTCATAATTTCTACTGTTTGTTATGTGTGCATCATTCGCTGTCTTAGTTCTTCTACCATTgttgcaaagcaaaacaagaagaCACGTGCCTTGCTCTTGTGCGTGgctgtcttttctgtttttgttaTTTGCTTTGGACCAACAAATGTTCTCCTCTTAATTCATTATATCAATTTTTCATATGAAAACAGCTTAGAGTATCTCTACTTTGCCTATTTACTCTGTGTCTCTATCAGCAGCATTAGCTGCTGCATTGACCCCTTTATTTACTACTATGCTTCTTCTCAGTATCAGAGACAATTTTTCAGTCTCTTCAATTGTAAAAAGACTTTTGATCCTAACAGTAGTCACAGCAGTGGCCAGTTGATGTCTACCACTAGTAGTAGAAGGGCTACGTTGACAACTAATGTGAATAACAGTGTCTACAGGAAATTACTAGCAATGCATTGA